A section of the Tenrec ecaudatus isolate mTenEca1 chromosome 10, mTenEca1.hap1, whole genome shotgun sequence genome encodes:
- the TUSC1 gene encoding tumor suppressor candidate gene 1 protein, producing MWRMRGGATRRGSCGGGVGGGASRGQGHPGRARGGGGGGGGGAGWRGRAGGARQQLEERFADLAVSHLEALRARDERDRQNARLREENARLRLENRRLKRENRDLFRQALRLPEEGATEEALRPEATGASRGARGGDPEDEPHSPQALRARLEILEAMYRRALLQLHLQQRGPRPRGDEEERPLQDPEFAVGTRDPDSPKPCQ from the coding sequence ATGTGGCGCATGCGTGGTGGCGCCACGCGGCGCGGGAGCTGCGGCGGCGGAGTCGGCGGCGGCGCCAGCCGCGGACAAGGTCACCCGGGCCGGGCTCGCgggggtggcggcggcggcggcggcggcgcgggctgGCGAGGCCGCGCGGGCGGCGCCCGGCAGCAGCTGGAGGAGCGCTTCGCCGACCTGGCGGTGAGCCACCTGGAGGCCCTCCGCGCGCGGGACGAGCGGGACCGGCAGAACGCGCGGCTGCGCGAGGAGAACGCCCGGCTGCGGCTCGAGAACCGGCGGCTGAAGCGCGAAAACCGGGACCTCTTCCGCCAGGCCTTGCGGCTCCCCGAGGAGGGCGCGACGGAAGAGGCCCTGCGCCCCGAGGCCACTGGTGCCAGCCGGGGTGCGCGAGGCGGCGACCCCGAGGACGAGCCCCACAGCCCCCAGGCCCTGAGGGCCCGTCTGGAGATACTGGAGGCCATGTACCGCCGGGCCCTGCTCCAGCTGCACCTCCAACAGCGAGGGCCGCGGCCGCGTGGGGACGAGGAGGAGCGGCCACTTCAGGACCCCGAGTTTGCCGTCGGAACCCGGGACCCGGACTCCCCTAAGCCCTGCCAGTAG